A window from Scyliorhinus canicula chromosome 19, sScyCan1.1, whole genome shotgun sequence encodes these proteins:
- the arl4d gene encoding ADP-ribosylation factor-like protein 4D, with amino-acid sequence MGNQLSELTPNGTFLPPFQSLHVVVIGLDSAGKTTLLYRLKLREFVNTIPTKGFNTEKIKVPVGNSRAITFQVWDVGGQEKLRPLWKSYTRRTDGIVFVIDSSEIERMEEAKAELHKISKSSENQGVPVLIFANKHDLPGALSVAEVEKSLSLNELGASTLHHIQSSSAVNGQGLQQGLERLYEMIIKRKKMLRHQKRKR; translated from the coding sequence ATGGGAAATCAACTGTCAGAGCTCACTCCTAATGGCACCTTCTTGCCCCCTTTCCAGTCCCTGCACGTGGTAGTGATTGGCTTGGATTCTGCTGGAAAAACCACGTTGTTGTATAGACTTAAATTAAGGGAGTTTGTCAACACAATTCCTACAAAGGGCTTCAACACTGAAAAAATTAAAGTCCCCGTTGGGAACTCGAGGGCTATCACTTTCCAGGTCTGGGATGTCGGGGGCCAAGAAAAGCTGAGGCCGCTGTGGAAGTCCTACACCAGGCGTACAGATGGCATTGTCTTTGTGATTGACTCCTCCGAGATCGAGAGGATGGAGGAGGCCAAGGCGGAGCTCCATAAAATTTCCAAGAGTTCAGAAAATCAAGGAGTGCCCGTGTTAATCTTTGCCAATAAACATGATCTTCCCGGGGCACTCTCTGTGGCCGAGGTAGAGAAATCCCTAAGTTTAAATGAACTGGGTGCATCAACCCTGCATCACATCCAGAGTTCCAGCGCAGTGAATGGACAGGgtctgcagcaaggcctggagagGTTATATGAAATGATCATTAAACGGAAGAAGATGCTCAGGCATCAGAAGAGAAAGAGATGA